A region of Paraburkholderia largidicola DNA encodes the following proteins:
- a CDS encoding branched-chain amino acid ABC transporter substrate-binding protein, translating into MQHTMKKLAGATLFAAMSLAGTAHAQQVEDVKIGFAGPMTGAQAHYGKDFQNGITLAVEDMNATKPMIGGKQVRFVLDTADDQADPRTGTTVAQKLVDDNIKGMLGHFNSGTTIPASRIYANAGIPQIAMATAPEYTQQGFKTTFRMMTSDTQQGSVAGTFAVKTLGMKKIAIVDDRTAYGQGLADQFEKAAKAAGGTIVDREFTNDKAVDFKSILTKLKSVQPDLIYYGGADSQAAPMVKQMKTLGIKAPLMGGEMVHTPTFLQVAGDAANGTVASLAGLPLEEMPGGKDYVAKYKKRFNEDVQTYSPYAYDGAMAMFDAMKKANSTDPAKYLPVLAKTSMPAVTTKDLAYDPKGDLKNGGITLYKVVDGKWTTLQSVGGK; encoded by the coding sequence ATGCAACATACGATGAAAAAGCTGGCAGGCGCGACGCTGTTCGCTGCCATGTCGCTGGCGGGGACTGCGCATGCACAGCAGGTCGAAGACGTGAAGATCGGCTTCGCCGGCCCGATGACGGGCGCGCAGGCGCACTACGGCAAGGACTTCCAGAACGGCATCACGCTCGCAGTCGAAGACATGAACGCGACGAAGCCGATGATCGGCGGCAAGCAGGTTCGCTTCGTGCTCGACACGGCGGACGACCAGGCTGACCCGCGCACGGGCACGACGGTCGCGCAAAAGCTCGTCGACGACAACATCAAGGGCATGCTCGGCCACTTCAACTCGGGCACGACGATCCCGGCATCGCGCATCTACGCGAACGCGGGCATTCCGCAGATCGCTATGGCGACGGCGCCGGAATACACGCAGCAAGGCTTCAAGACGACGTTCCGCATGATGACCTCGGACACGCAGCAAGGCTCCGTCGCGGGCACGTTCGCTGTGAAGACGCTGGGCATGAAGAAGATCGCGATCGTCGACGACCGTACGGCTTATGGCCAGGGCCTCGCCGACCAGTTCGAGAAGGCAGCGAAGGCTGCAGGCGGCACGATCGTCGATCGTGAATTCACGAACGACAAGGCTGTCGACTTCAAGTCGATCCTGACGAAGCTCAAGTCGGTTCAGCCGGATCTGATCTACTACGGCGGTGCTGATTCGCAAGCTGCGCCGATGGTCAAGCAGATGAAGACGCTGGGCATCAAGGCTCCGCTGATGGGCGGCGAAATGGTGCACACGCCGACGTTCCTGCAAGTCGCAGGCGATGCGGCTAATGGTACGGTTGCTTCGCTGGCTGGTCTGCCGCTTGAAGAGATGCCTGGCGGCAAGGACTATGTTGCCAAGTACAAGAAGCGTTTCAATGAAGACGTTCAGACGTACTCGCCGTACGCTTATGACGGCGCAATGGCCATGTTCGATGCCATGAAGAAGGCTAATTCGACGGATCCGGCGAAGTACCTGCCGGTGCTGGCGAAGACGAGCATGCCGGCTGTCACCACCAAGGATCTGGCCTATGACCCGAAGGGCGATCTGAAGAACGGCGGTATCACGCTGTATAAGGTCGTCGATGGGAAGTGGACGACGCTGCAGAGCGTGGGCGGTAAGTAA